One segment of Theobroma cacao cultivar B97-61/B2 chromosome 9, Criollo_cocoa_genome_V2, whole genome shotgun sequence DNA contains the following:
- the LOC18588425 gene encoding protein EFFECTOR OF TRANSCRIPTION 2, which yields MPMGATELAAVVTRLKREGHKRTKHDSQFSKWKVLIGPDDWVDYSIGKEGVARYRVENLPKNSSSGLYELAIYRSGSSSRENTGKLDRYKVLVVYLGEADNVRTRLQQYGRTGAHLGRSSSGEKGCGYFEDIFSRGYSIVYRWAPMENKADAQRTEAQLLNTFDYAWNKGSNGARRHDNILRKLDKGASNRTPPAIFSRKLLPFHQKQVGIKIKASKLLSQDSEFSKYSDGEGYNFLWQVFKFSRSQPRLVFDRGGSNENDTIICGVVLVDGSICRRPPLEGRKRCAEHKGKKTRGSSVSLSTSEKSHTHKACSDYVIFGNGEYNVNGSKIPSFGTVPSLIAGDCPAIERCSPICEVAMDDGSLCTRQPVSGRKRCDEHKGRKICNSNSETTRYQTVPYVVSDSYANDALGFDKKSSETFIRGKVETGVAPHRPVFNDGCDTICGVELGNGYFCTKQPVRGRVRCEEHKGLRVTSLLSRFDAKSTSHDFDMDPRFNSHNWKYGRSSSSTTICGAPTRNGSSCQRTVNGNGRCWQHSNYGCSSISSSSNFSTKNSNYGDSSTSICGAPTRNGSFCQRKVKGNGRCWQH from the exons GTTCTCATTGGGCCTGATGATTGGGTAGACTATTCAATAGGGAAAGAAGGAGTGGCCAGATACAGGGTTGAAAATCTTCCCAAAAATTCAAGCTCAGGGCTTTATGAGCTTGCTATATACCGTAGTGGCTCCTCGAGCAGGGAAAACACTGGCAAGCTTGACCGGTATAAGGTTTTGGTGGTTTATCTTGGGGAAGCTGACAATGTCAGGACAAGACTCCAACAATATGGCCGTACAGGTGCTCATTTGGGTAGAAGTAGCTCTGGAGAAAAGGGATGTGGATACTTTGAGGACATTTTTTCAAGAGGCTATTCGATTGTGTACAGATGGGCTCCT ATGGAAAACAAGGCAGACGCTCAGAGAACAGAAGCTCAGCTTCTCAATACCTTTGATTATGCCTGGAATAAAGGTTCTAATGGTGCACGCCGCCATGACAATATTCTTCGGAAACTTGATAAAGGTGCATCCAATCGTACCCCACCAGCCATTTTCTCCAGAAAGCTTCTACCCTTCCATCAAAAGCAAGTAGGCATCAAAATCAAAGCAAGCAAGCTGCTTTCACAAGACAGTGAATTCAGCAAATATTCTGATGGagagggctacaactttttgTGGCAAGTTTTCAAGTTCAGCAGATCACAGCCTAGGTTAGTTTTTGATCGTGGTGGCTCTAATGAGAATGACACTATCATTTGTGGGGTGGTTTTAGTGGATGGTTCCATTTGTAGAAGGCCACCActtgaaggaagaaaaagatgtgCTGAACACAAGGGAAAGAAAACTAGGGGGTCCTCTGTGAGTTTAAGTACAAGTGAGAAATCACACACGCATAAGGCATGCTCAGACTATGTTATTTTTGGAAATGGAGAATACAATGTTAATGGATCAAAGATTCCCAGCTTTGGCACAGTGCCTTCATTGATTGCAGGGGACTGTCCTGCAATTGAGCGCTGCAGCCCTATTTGTGAAGTTGCCATGGATGATGGCTCTCTTTGTACTAGGCAGCCAGTTTCAGGAAGAAAGAGGTGTGATGAGCATAAAGGGAGGAAAATTTGTAACTCCAATTCAGAGACAACAAGATACCAGACAGTGCCATATGTGGTTTCTGATTCATATGCTAACGATGCTTTAGGTTTTGACAAAAAATCCTCAGAAACTTTTATACGTGGAAAAGTGGAAACTGGAGTTGCTCCACATAGGCCTGTTTTCAATGATGGCTGCGATACTATATGTGGGGTGGAATTAGGTAATGGCTATTTCTGCACAAAGCAACCTGTTAGAGGAAGAGTCAGGTGTGAGGAGCATAAAGGGTTGAGGGTTACTAGTCTACTCTCTCGATTCGATGCAAAGAGCACATCCCATGATTTTGACATGGATCCAAGattcaattcacataattGGAAGTACGGTCGTAGCAGTAGTAGTACAACCATTTGTGGAGCACCCACCCGCAATGGTTCTTCCTGCCAGAGGACAGTTAACGGAAATGGAAGATGTTGGCAGCACTCGAACTATGGTTGTAGTAGTAttagtagtagtagtaattTTAGCACAAAGAACTCAAATTATGGTGATAGTAGTACATCCATTTGTGGAGCACCCACCCGTAATGGTTCTTTCTGCCAGAGGAAAGTCAAGGGAAATGGAAGGTGTTGGCAGCACTAA
- the LOC18588427 gene encoding serine acetyltransferase 5 translates to MPAGDLGYPTPPPSQATETPVEEDDAWVWAQIKAEARRDAESEPALASYLYSTILSHSSLERSLSFHLGNKLCSSTLLSTLLYDLFLNTFSSDPSLRAAAVADLRAARVRDPACVSFSHCLLNYKGFLACQAHRVAHKLWTQSRRPLALALHSRISDVFAVDIHPAAKIGKGILFDHATGVVIGETAVVGNNVSILHHVTLGGTGKACGDRHPKIGDGVLIGAGATILGNVKIGEGAKIGAGSVVLIDVPPRTTAVGNPARLVGGKEKPSRHEECPGESMDHTSFISEWSDYII, encoded by the exons ATGCCGGCCGGCGATCTGGGGTACCCTACTCCGCCGCCTTCCCAAGCGACGGAAACACCCGTGGAGGAAGACGATGCGTGGGTGTGGGCACAGATAAAAGCGGAGGCACGCCGCGATGCCGAGTCGGAGCCGGCTCTAGCTAGCTACCTCTACTCTACGATCCTATCTCACTCCTCTCTGGAGCGCTCGCTTTCCTTCCATCTCGGCAACAAGCTCTGCTCCTCCACGCTGCTCTCGACGCTCCTCTACGATCTCTTTCTGAATACTTTCTCCTCTGACCCTTCTCTTCGAGCTGCCGCCGTCGCCGATCTCCGAGCGGCTCGCGTTAGGGACCCTGCTTGCGTCTCATTCTCTCATTGCCTGCTTAATTATAAGGGATTCTTGGCTTGCCAG GCTCATCGAGTAGCACACAAGTTGTGGACTCAATCACGTAGGCCGCTAGCATTGGCGTTACACTCTCGAATCTCTGATGTCTTTGCTGTTGATATACATCCCGCGGCAAAGATTGGGAAGGGGATTTTGTTTGATCATGCCACTGGAGTGGTGATTGGTGAGACCGCGGTTGTTGGTAACAATGTGTCAATCTTGCATCATGTTACACTTGGTGGGACTGGGAAGGCATGTGGGGATCGGCATCCCAAGATTGGAGATGGGGTGTTGATTGGGGCTGGTGCAACCATATTAGGGAATGTGAAGATTGGGGAAGGAGCAAAGATTGGAGCAGGGTCAGTGGTGCTGATTGATGTGCCACCTCGGACCACAGCTGTAGGGAACCCAGCAAGGCTCGTGGGAGGGAAGGAGAAACCCTCAAGGCACGAGGAATGCCCTGGAGAGTCCATGGATCATACTTCATTCATCTCTGAGTGGTCAGATTATATCATTTGA
- the LOC18588428 gene encoding pentatricopeptide repeat-containing protein At2g15690 — MASLVSLQNTGNSISFSSHLKSSINAKHSLAFNEKIKLFFSQNPNKLKPPCTYAASHNTDSNSSTRTYRRQSVTTHRQTTKNRPNPRKFNTENRNENHPSPENPTFQSITVDLMKLCKEGKVKEALDYMGQGVLADFNVFGALLDACGNMNSLELARRVNEFFRRSKFSGDIELNNKLIDIYGKCASIRDARRVFDKMRERNMASWNLMINDYAVNGKGDDGLLLFEDMRKDGFQPDSETFLAVLSACATVAAVEEGIMYFELMKNEYRIAPGVEHYLGVIDVFGRAGYLNEAVEFIENMPIEPTVEIWEAIRGFARIHGDIDLEDHFEELLLGFDPPMRSENEHQAPPRKKHSVINMIEEKNRVIEYRCMNPFKGEVNEKLKGLNGQMREAGYVPDTRYVLHDIDQEAKEQALQYHSERLAIAYGLISTPARTPLRIIKNLRICGDCHNAIKIMSKIVGRELIVRDNKRFHHFRDGKCSCGDYW, encoded by the coding sequence atggCGTCTCTGGTGTCCCTTCAAAACACGGGAAATTCCATTAGCTTCTCTTCCCACTTAAAATCTTCCATCAATGCCAAGCACTCTCTCGCCTTCAACGAGAAAATCaagctctttttttctcaaaacccCAACAAACTCAAGCCTCCATGCACCTACGCGGCATCCCATAACACTGATAGCAACAGCTCTACCAGGACTTACCGCCGCCAAAGTGTCACAACTCACCGCCAAACCACGAAAAATCGGCCGAACCCTCGTAAATTTAACACTGAAAACCGAAACGAAAACCACCCATCTCCTGAAAATCCAACATTTCAAAGTATTACCGTGGATTTGATGAAGTTATGCAAAGAAGGCAAGGTTAAGGAAGCTTTAGATTATATGGGTCAAGGTGTTTTAGCGGATTTTAATGTTTTCGGGGCGTTACTGGATGCTTGCGGGAATATGAATTCGCTAGAATTAGCCAGAAGAGTTAATGAATTTTTTAGAAGATCAAAGTTTTCTGGTGATATCGAATTGAACAACAAATTGATAGATATTTATGGGAAATGCGCTAGTATAAGAGATGCTCGCAGGGTGTTCGATAAAATGCGTGAGCGAAATATGGCTTCTTGGAATTTGATGATAAATGACTATGCGGTGAATGGGAAAGGAGATGATGGATTGTTGTTGTTTGAGGATATGAGAAAAGATGGGTTTCAGCCGGATAGCGAAACTTTTCTGGCGGTTCTATCGGCTTGTGCCACTGTGGCGGCTGTGGAGGAAGGAATAATGTACTTTGAATTGATGAAGAATGAATACAGGATTGCTCCGGGAGTTGAACATTATTTAGGAGTGATTGATGTTTTTGGGAGAGCTGGGTATTTGAATGAGGCTGTGGAGTTTATTGAGAATATGCCTATTGAGCCAACGGTGGAGATTTGGGAGGCAATCAGGGGTTTTGCACGAATTCATGGAGATATTGACCTTGAGGATCATTTTGAGGAGTTGTTGCTTGGATTTGATCCTCCTATGAGAAGTGAGAATGAACACCAAGCACCACCAAGGAAGAAGCATTCTGTGATTAACATGATTGAGGAGAAGAATAGGGTGATTGAGTATCGGTGTATGAACCCTTTCAAGGGAGAAGTAAATGAGAAGCTGAAAGGTTTGAATGGGCAGATGAGGGAAGCAGGGTATGTGCCTGATACAAGGTATGTGCTTCATGATATTGATCAGGAGGCAAAAGAGCAGGCCTTGCAATACCATAGTGAGCGTTTGGCAATTGCTTATGGTCTTATTAGCACTCCGGCAAGGACACCTCTTAGGATCATTAAGAACCTGAGAATCTGCGGCGACTGCCACAATGCAATAAAAATCATGTCCAAGATTGTTGGGAGAGAGTTGATTGTGAGGGATAACAAGCGCTTTCATCACTTCAGGGATGGCAAATGCTCGTGTGGTGATTACTGGTAA
- the LOC18588429 gene encoding graves disease carrier protein produces MEKKGEERELGMFFDGIIESMPLFAKQFIAGGVAGGLAKTVVAPLERVKILLQTRRGEFHSIGIFGSIKKIATTEGILGFYRGNGASVARIVPYAALHYMAYEQYRRWIINGFPDFGRGPVLDLVAGSFAGGTAVLFTYPLDLIRTKLAYQVVGPPKINVKGVVSTEQIYRGILDCFSKTYKGSGLRGLYRGVAPSLYGIFPYAGLKFYFYEEMKRHVPGEQKKKIMVNLVCGSVAGLLGQTFTYPLDVVRRQMQVQRVSASNSPELKGTMGSLIMIAQNQGWKQLFSGLSINYLKVVPSTAIGFTVYEIMKSSLRVPSHDEAVIEVVTNKRNLHS; encoded by the exons GGTGTTGCTGGGGGCCTTGCAAAGACCGTTGTTGCCCCACTTGAGCGTGTCAAGATTTTGTTACAG ACTAGAAGAGGAGAATTTCACAGCATAGGGATCTTTGGATCCATTAAAAAGATTGCAACGACAGAAGGCATCCTGGGTTTCTACAG AGGAAATGGTGCTAGTGTTGCTCGAATTGTTCCCTATGCGGCCCTTCATTATATGGCTTATGAGCAGTACCGTAGATGGATCATCAATGGTTTTCCTGACTTTGGAAGAGGCCCTGTACTTGATCTTGTGGCTGGATCATTTGCTGGAGGAACTGCTGTGCTTTTTACTTATCCTCTTGATTTGATTCGGACTAAATTAGCTTATCAG GTTGTTGGTCCACCAAAGATTAATGTGAAAGGGGTAGTTAGTACTGAACAAATTTATAGAGGAATTCTTGATTGTTTTTCAAAGACTTACAAAGGGTCTGGGCTCAGAGGCCTCTATCGTGGTGTAG CTCCATCACTTTATGGAATCTTCCCATATGCTGGTTTGAAGTTTTACTTCTATGAGGAGATGAAACGCCATGTACCTGGGGagcagaagaaaaaaataatggtgAATCTAGTATGTGGGTCTGTAGCTGGTCTCTTGGGCCAAACTTTCACATATCCTCTTGATGTTGTGAGGAGGCAAATGCAG GTCCAAAGGGTCTCGGCATCCAACAGTCCCGAGTTGAAGGGAACGATGGGATCACTTATTATGATTGCCCAAAATCAAGGCTGGAAGCAATTGTTTTCAGGGCTGAGCATCAACTACCTTAAG GTTGTACCGTCTACGGCAATTGGTTTTACAGTTTATGAAATCATGAAATCAAGCCTGAGAGTTCCATCCCATGATGAAGCTGTGATAGAAGTGgtaacaaataaaagaaatctcCATTCATAA